One segment of Ipomoea triloba cultivar NCNSP0323 chromosome 12, ASM357664v1 DNA contains the following:
- the LOC115998610 gene encoding uncharacterized protein LOC115998610 translates to MAPSPTNIKFLCSYGGKILPRHPDGKLRYYGGETRVLLQMSMPPMVFPPCHEKGIMLRTKEIAKKRKFDQASFSHDPADEDMQNVEEQKDAILGARTLKLTAILLAKVEKLKTLQVLGGKYFDPSMLDSFGCRREVEDMIFNPQWSTIFS, encoded by the exons ATGGCGCCTTCGCCCACCAACATCAAATTCCTCTGTAGCTATGGCGGAAAGATACTCCCCCGTCATCCTGACGGCAAGCTTCGTTACTATGGCGGCGAGACCCGTGTACTTTTGCAG ATGTCAATGCCCCCTATGGTGTTTCCCCCTTGCCATGAGAAAG GAATCATGTTAAGAACCAAGGAAATAGCCAAGAAGAGAAAGTTTGACCAAGCAAGCTTTAGCCATGATCCGGCGGATGAGGACATGCAAAATGTGGAAGAACAGAAGGACGCCATTCTTGGAGCAAGAACACTAAAGTTGACTGCCATTCTATTGGCAAAAGTAGAGAAGCTCAAAACCTTGCAAGTGCTAGGGGGAAAGTACTTTGATCCCTCGATGTTGGATTCCTTCGGGTGTAGAAGAGAAGTGGAGGACATGATCTTCAATCCACAATGGAGCACGATCTTTAGTTGA